Genomic window (Helianthus annuus cultivar XRQ/B chromosome 3, HanXRQr2.0-SUNRISE, whole genome shotgun sequence):
GCATACGCGATGAGTATTCCGCATGTTATATTTTCCCGAGTTTGCTAAGCCGCATGTTATAGGTGTCTGGGTTTGTGAAGTAGAGGAAATCCACATGTTATATTTTCCCATTTTGTGAATCCGCATGTTATAGGTGTCCGGGTTTTAGTGAATCCACATGTTATAGGCTGTCCGGGTTTATGAAGCCGCATGATATCGGTTGTCCGGGTTTGTGAAGCTGCATGTTATATTTTCATAGCGTATGCATCGTACGTTAAGGCGAATTGTACAATAAcccgcctctctctctctctctctctatatatatatatatatatatatatatgtgtgtgtatatatatatatatatatatatatatatatatatatatatatatatatatatatatatatgagagttCCACTGTTCAGCTGTTATCTTTGAATTTCAGGCAGCTTGCCAAGGCCGCAGATGGTGCCCCTTTGTTCGAGATATTTATTACAATGAACGAAAAAGGAGAATACAAGCATCAGGTAGCTTTCGTTATACGGCTCAGTTTCTGTTAAATTTCGTCATCCTTAACTTAATTTAAGCATGTATTTATTATGGGATTTAATTTGCATAATCAGGCTGTATACCTCAAACGTAAAGGGGGTCCTCAGGATTTTTCAATTTATTCCTCCAAGTCACCTGGTGTTAGTATCATCAACACCATGAATACCGTGGACCCCATGGGTGACAAAGGTGATGTATTTGCAAAAGATAATGAAGATACAGATGATGAAGAATATAGTTTCGAGAATATTCTGCGGGATATAATTCCCGGTGCAAAAGATGTGAAAATTAAGGTTATGAATGTGACATCGCCAGGAAAAATAGACCGGGATTTAATATCGAAAGTGGTTGAACAAATtattgatgaagaagatgaagaagaagatgacgatgatgttgATGAGGATGAGGGCGAGGATACAGAGGAAGCCAAAGATGAAACTGATGGTGTTGAAAATGAATATGATATTGATATTGATATTGATGCTGGTAATACCATAATTGATGGGGAAAATGATAGGCAAATTGCGGTCAAAGTGGTCGTTGGTGGTTTAGCACAAAAAGTGTCCAATGATGCATCTCATAAAGATTTAGTTCGAGTGCCGGCTAAGCTTGAAAAGAAAAACCGTTCGTCATTCACTTTCTCTATACAAAAAGATGAAAATGATCAATCGGGCAATGCACAATCTTTAAGTCAGAAAGATGCTAAGATTCAAGGTACTCGTAGTATCGACACTGTTATGGTTAACTTTGCCAAATATATTGGAACAGGAAAGATACCCATGAAGGTCAGCCTCAATTCCATGATTAAATGTTTTGACTATTGCGTAAAGTCAAATCTTTAGAAgagttgatgttttttttttttttgtttttcaggtGCTTAAAGATGTGAATCGGTTGATAAATCTCAGCCTTAGTCAGGCTCAAAACCGTCAACCTTTATCTGGATCTACAACGTTTAACAGAATCGAGCTTCCCTCTAATCGTGATCCTTTAAATGGTAAGAGTTTGCAGAATTGGAATTCAAGATTCCATGACTTATCTGGTTGCAATAttggattttcaaaatttttttggGAACCAATGTAAATAAATGGTAGTTGAAAGAATTATACTCATATTTTTAAAACACGTTCAAATGTTTTCTTCTTTCTATAAACTAGTTGGTTACCACCCGCTCTCCACAACGGGTTtgaaacatagataaaaataagcaaatcgcGAGTTGGGAGagttaaagttgtttgatgttttagCTAAGgtgctaaacatgtcattattaaagttgaggggctagaCATGTCACATTATTAAAGGTGAGcggctaaagttgtttattattgaagttgaggggctaatgttgttttagttaaggggctaaacatgtcgtTATCAAAGTTGGTgggctaaagttgtttgatgTAGTTAAGGTGCTAAACGTGTCACTATTAatgttgaggggctaaagttgtttattattaaaaattgaggggctaaagttatttattattaaagttgaggggctacatgtcattattaaagccGAGGGGCTGAAGTTGGTTAATGCCAAAGGTGGGGGGCCAAAGTGACAAAATAGCATATTTATAGCATATATTATGTagcaaaaaaattataaaattccATACTGGGTAATGTTTACTTTTATTGTCATCCACAGTTAAACTATATTTCAATTTTAAAACTGAATCTTTGAACCAAACAGAAATCTACAAAGGATTATAATTGAATTTGATTACATTTCATTCGCTGCCAACCAGATTTTAAATGTTTACATTCAAATTCTATAGCCGTATTATCAAACGTTTTTGGCAGGATTATATGTTGGTGCACATGGGATATACACTTCTGAGGTGATTCATCTAAAACGAAAATTCGGGCAATGGAAAGAAGATGGTAACATGAAGAATTTTTCAAATCTCGAGTTTTACGAGTATGTAGAAGCCGTAAAGATTACTGGGGATCCTTATGTTCCAGCTGGACAGGTATACTTTGCACTTTCTTTTTTATACAATCATTTACACCGTACACGCCAATTTCACATCATTTTCTCTACAGGTTGCATTTCGTGCAAAAATTGGTACCAAGTATCAGCTCCCTCATAGAGGCATCATCCCGGAAGAATTTGGAGTGGCAAGTATTTAAATATTcattatatcatattttttttgAGCTTTTTGAGATTGTTTTGGTAATTCAGATCGCTCGATATCGGGGACAAGGGAGGCTTGCAGACCCGGGATTTCAAAATCCGCGATGGGTTGATGGTGAACTTGTTATTTTGGACGGAAAGGTGCCTGCTTTTTTGTCGACTTGATTTTGAGAATATTTACTAAATTATTGATgtcaacttttatttattttttatctgCAGTACATTAATGGTGGTCCTGTTGTTGGGTTTGTATACTGGGCCCCTGAGTCCCATTTCTTGGTGTTCTTTAATCAGCTTAGCCTGCAGGAGTAAGATGCTCTTTGTACATGAATCTTCACAAATCTTTTTTTCTAGCTGGTTAAGATCGTATAGGTACGCTCTTCATTTACCAATTTTTAGCAAATACATTCATAGTGTGAGTATTTTTTTAGAAACGATCGGTTTCGCTAAATTTTGAATCAAGTTGGTGATGAAATATAGTAACTTGGTATAAACTATGTTTTGGTGATGCAAGTGGAGTTGAAAACAAGTGCTAAAAACTGACCACTTAATGTACTCAACATACGATACTCGTCATTAAGGCACAAAAAAAAGGCATGAAGCGCATGCCCGAGATGAGAAAAAGTGCAAAAATAAAGtctttttgtttgtttatgtattttttttctcATTGTGTTGCAGTGTCAGATGACTTGTGGAATCCTAAGAGTGAAGCAAGGAGGTGTAGTTAGTCTTCCATTAGAGTCAATGACCGATGTAATTAACATGTGTTATCTAGGGAGGGGACGCCTCATTTGATGTATGTAAGTTGGTTACTGCATCCCAACATCTAAATCAATCAGTCTTGATAATAAGTCCTCAATAGAGAAAGTTCAAATTTTGTTGCCTTTTTGTCTTgtacattgttttttttttttataaactagtTTCAGTTGGTTTTGACTCATGGTTCACTTATTAGCCCTTCTAAGATActtgaaagttgaaaatgatCTAGAAACGGTAAAATTTAGGTGGAGTTTGttttttttaagaggtaaaatgtctgcagtctacAAACTACATTTGCAAACATctgtagaagaagaggtggatTAAACCCCTGCAGTCTGCAAAAAAAAGATTGTTTGTTTTCTATCGTATGTAGATTTCTAATataaactggtggtggtgtaCGAATAGTGgtcatggtggtggtggtggtggacggtggtggtagACGATTGTGGGTGGTGGTGTTAAGCCTCTGTAGACCTTAGATCTCTTAAAAGGGGCCGGGCTAAGTCTACACCAAGAAGGGCAAAAACAAACAGTCTGTAGATGACAATGTCTGTGCGTTGTAGAAAGAAGAGTTTGCGTAaatcttttttagaaaaacaaacaccaccttagagTCGTAAAAAAGTT
Coding sequences:
- the LOC110929499 gene encoding protein EXECUTER 1, chloroplastic, with protein sequence MASVSPPNFPPSVRISDPLHTLHKLTHTYTTPKFTHTSRSNPTPTYSSNLFTHSAPRVLDSSTICRSHKSFDDGSNPMDDESPIRWDEVIQQNVRSVIKWFDDYVRKNIVQVESGEVKKDGEVVVDGDEVWDWERWKKHFDEVDEKERIVLLLQAQLKHAVANEDYEDAARIKVAIAAAANNDTVGRVMSQLNKAIKEERYKDAAFVRDYASAGLVGWWAGFSDDSKDPYGRIIRISAEHGRYLARSYSPRQLAKAADGAPLFEIFITMNEKGEYKHQAVYLKRKGGPQDFSIYSSKSPGVSIINTMNTVDPMGDKGDVFAKDNEDTDDEEYSFENILRDIIPGAKDVKIKVMNVTSPGKIDRDLISKVVEQIIDEEDEEEDDDDVDEDEGEDTEEAKDETDGVENEYDIDIDIDAGNTIIDGENDRQIAVKVVVGGLAQKVSNDASHKDLVRVPAKLEKKNRSSFTFSIQKDENDQSGNAQSLSQKDAKIQGTRSIDTVMVNFAKYIGTGKIPMKVLKDVNRLINLSLSQAQNRQPLSGSTTFNRIELPSNRDPLNGLYVGAHGIYTSEVIHLKRKFGQWKEDGNMKNFSNLEFYEYVEAVKITGDPYVPAGQVAFRAKIGTKYQLPHRGIIPEEFGVIARYRGQGRLADPGFQNPRWVDGELVILDGKYINGGPVVGFVYWAPESHFLVFFNQLSLQE